One Pseudorasbora parva isolate DD20220531a chromosome 4, ASM2467924v1, whole genome shotgun sequence genomic region harbors:
- the LOC137073945 gene encoding 5-hydroxytryptamine receptor 4, which produces MENVSEWNNISLEADFDSCSTLRSSGSRVTLYIFIIAGIVCTVVGNFLVVLAIAYFKQLQCPTNYFVMSLAVADFLVGLVVMPYSMVRTVEGCWYFGPTFCRLHSSLDVMLCTASIFHLSCIAFDRYYAVCNPLVYSFKMSLKRVGLLIVVCWAIPFLISFGPILLGLHKLGVDVPLPENVCIFLVNRVYAVMASLVAFYLPMVTMLVAYWKIYKAAKRQAMQISAMEAQMAAGVGKDSSKKQKHRNSIRRERKAAKTLGIIMGVFLLFWLPFFTVNIVDPFIEYGTAGVIWDVFLWLGYVNSSLNPFLYGFFNRSFRRAFLMIMGCRICLYGTAQGIDLSHSKRDASERTDNQ; this is translated from the coding sequence ATGGAAAACGTTTCGGAATGGAACAACATTTCACTTGAAGCCGATTTCGATTCCTGTTCCACGTTGAGGAGCTCTGGTTCACGAGTAACCCTCTATATCTTCATCATCGCCGGGATCGTCTGCACCGTTGTTGGAAACTTCCTGGTGGTGCTCGCCATTGCTTACTTCAAACAGCTGCAGTGCCCTACTAACTACTTCGTCATGTCTCTGGCTGTCGCTGATTTCCTGGTGGGCCTTGTGGTTATGCCATACAGTATGGTCAGAACAGTGGAAGGATGTTGGTATTTCGGTCCAACTTTCTGCCGTCTTCACTCCAGCTTGGATGTTATGCTCTGCACGGCCTCTATCTTCCATTTGAGCTGCATCGCTTTTGACCGTTACTACGCCGTCTGCAACCCCTTGGTGTATTCGTTTAAAATGTCCCTTAAACGTGTTGGTCTGCTGATTGTGGTTTGCTGGGCCATTCCTTTCCTCATCTCCTTCGGTCCAATCCTGCTCGGGCTGCACAAGCTTGGCGTGGAtgttcctttgcctgagaacgtGTGCATCTTCTTAGTAAACCGGGTTTATGCTGTCATGGCATCCCTTGTTGCGTTTTACCTCCCTATGGTGACCATGTTGGTGGCCTACTGGAAGATCTACAAAGCAGCCAAGCGGCAAGCCATGCAAATAAGCGCGATGGAAGCACAGATGGCAGCTGGTGTGGGCAAGGACTCGAGTAAGAAACAAAAACATCGCAACTCTATAAGGAGAGAAAGAAAAGCAGCCAAAACTCTAGGTATCATCATGGGGGTTTTCCTTCTCTTCTGGCTGCCCTTCTTTACTGTCAATATCGTTGACCCGTTCATTGAGTACGGGACTGCTGGTGTGATATGGGACGTGTTCCTGTGGTTAGGGTACGTCAACTCTTCCCTAAACCCTTTTCTCTATGGTTTCTTCAACCGTTCCTTCCGTAGGGCTTTCCTCATGATCATGGGTTGTAGAATATGTCTGTACGGCACAGCTCAAGGAATAGACCTCTCTCACTCAAAAAGAGATGCTAGTGAGCGCACAGACAATCAGTAG